In the Entelurus aequoreus isolate RoL-2023_Sb linkage group LG21, RoL_Eaeq_v1.1, whole genome shotgun sequence genome, ccttgtttttttgtttgtatgtttacaataacttttacatttaaagttttttgtatgaaaaaaaaatactggacagtaaccattgtaaccaaataatggcctggtgcaggctggtgcaaaaataaataaaagccttgtgcaaataaccgcctgcttcttttaaacgcctgtctccaaaatcgattttgtgaaataaacgcccgggctactatttggtaatatacggtttgtgtgtatatatggtgtgtgtgtgtgtgtgtgtgtgtgtgtgtgtatatatatatatatatatatatatatatatatatatatatatatgaattaatttattttaatcttGTTTTTGATATGTTTTTCACTCATGGTTATATTACAATCTTTTTTTTAGATCCTTCTTAATTACCTTCCTCTTGATCAGATGAGATGGTCATCTTTCCTCGAAAAAGAAAGGTAAGTAGACACATTTCAAGCTTGATTCTACTGCATGTGTGTACATTCAATGGACAACCACAAAACTAGTTATTGCCAGTCAGCGTAGTTGATAAAGGTAACTAATGTTGTAAGCAAAGTTACATAAGATAATTGGCTACTGTGTCACATGCTGTACAGTGCTGTAAACTTGTTGTCATAGGTTTACatgaactcatcctggaaataattgtcatattgatttTGGGTCCTTAATAATTAATGTAATAATTAAAGAGAGTGGAAAGGTTATTTTTAGGTACATTTTCAAATATTTATctctaatgcattttttttaatcaacatgtGACCTGTGTAACGGCATTCAATACGTTTCCATTCTGGTCAATGTTTTGTTTCCACTGCCAGTGGATGCCCTGCGCGCTGCACCAGTCCGAAAGCCCTCCGCCAAATACATACAGAGCTTCTATTTTTGCACGGCAGATCAATTCAGCAAAAATCAGCTTGTGTGGGACAAGAAGTCATGCAcgaacacaaaataaatgatctGGTATGCTTTCAAAATACTCTGTGTTTAAGGCAGATTGTGTTTTACACCTTGAAACACCTAGTGGGCGGGGACGGACCATATGTCAACTTGTGGAAGGTTATCAGAAGTAAATTCACCCCtttgacacaaatggatgaggaaATGCTGTTCCTGGAGTTCCCAAAATCATATAATCATGTTACAAGCATAACCTGGACAGTTATTTAGTTagtgggacagcgtggcgaagttggtagagtggccgtgccagcaatcggagggttgctggttactggggttcaatccccgccttctaccatcctagtcacgtctgttgtgtccttgggcaagacacttcaccctttgcccctgatggctgctggttagcgccttgcatggcagctcccgccatcagtgtgtgaatgtgtgtgtgaatgggtgaatgtggaaatactgtcaaaagcgctttgagtaccttgaaggtagaaaagcgctatacaagtataacccatttatcatttatttatttatttgaggtGCCTGTGTGAAATACAACCTGACACAGGGCGGCAGAAGCAGGGGAGTAGTTAGTGGGAGTTAAATAAGAAGTGTGTGTACAAAGCTCGCCAGGGATGTTGTTACagctgtgttgttttttttcacacaTAGTAATAGTcgttctgcaaggcaaaactATGGTATTTTCCATAGGTTTAAACAGAGCCCTTACAAACATCCGCTGTAGGGTATTGACTTACAGCAAAGCACGGACGCTTTCCGCTGCGTTTTCGTTCAGCAGCCATTACATATATTGTGGAAATCCTGGAAAGAAAGTCCTATACAGTACATCCGTTAAGTATTCACAGTGCCTCACTTTTCCACATGTTTTGTTACAGCCTcactccaaaatggaatacattcatttttgtcctcaaaattctacagacaatatacCCCATAGCgacaatgtaaaacatttttttattttacaaatttattagaaataaaacacaaaaatcacatgtacaaagGTCTTTACAGCTCTTGCTCAATACGTGGTTGATATAACTTCGGCAGCAATTAagtcaagtctttttgaatacgatgccacaagattggcacacctatctttgggcagtttcgcccattcctttttgcagcacctctcaagtgctatcaggttggatgagaagcgttGGTTTGCGTTCAGGATTTCACTGTACATGTTGTCAGTACACTACTTCCTTGTTATGCTTTTCAACCTTTCTTAAACCTTTGTTTTGTCACAGGGAGGTGTATTCCCAGTTCCTGAAAGAAATGATCATCCAGCCTGGCATCGCCAAAGCCAACCTGGGCCTGTCCAGAGAAGATGTAACTATGGAAGATCATGTGAGTCAAGTTGACTTTTTTTGCAACCTTTATTGACCAATGCATCAGTTATAAATATTAAACTAACCACTGCTGTGATTTTATAATACATCAAATAATCCTGTTAGATGAATGATTTAACTACAATGTTTCAGAAGTTTTTACTGCtacaatttaaaataattactATCACATGTTTTCAATAAATTATTTACTTTcttgaaaacaaatatttgttacataaaaacaaaaaacaagttaCCAGATAATGCTCAGTAGGTAGctaaacaaacaattatacatttcCTGTAGCAGTGGCTCATGTCTCGGTCCCTAACGACTACTTGTTCCTGTTTTGGTTTTTCAGCCTCTAAATCCCAATCCAGACAGCAGGTGGAATACTTACTTCAAAGACAATGAAATTCTACTTCAAATTGATAAAGATGTAAGGTGGGGAAATGTTTCTGTTTTaggaaaatatttatatatattattttcccCCTTTTTCAGGAATCACTCGTGATGTAAAAATACAGAATGGAAAAACTTGCTTTGAAAGGTTATTTGATGAATGTTTAAATTTTCCAGGAGGCTGTATCCAGACATGGCCTTTTTTCAGCGTCCTACCGACTACCCTTGCCAACTTATCTTAGACCCTCAGAATGATTATGAAACGCTGCGTCGGCGAGTGGAGCAAACCACCCTGAAAGCACAAACTGTTAATCGGAACCGCAGTGGAGTAACCAACGTACGTTTGAATGTCTTCTTTTATGAAAACTTTtgagaataataattgttttATACAACATTGGGACAGTGAAAGGTGGGGGTATGGGGGTcggaatgtgtatatgtatacgggGGAAACACTTGTATTTCATCCCCAGGTTGCTTCAGTAAGTTTACCGTCTTACAAAGATTTAAAAGTGCAGAATCTTAATGATCGGTTTACTCTAACAAGGAgagacaaaatttaaaaaacaaaaaacattaaataggttatacattattttgtattttattaaggAGCCCAGTGGTGCCAAACCTTTCCACTACGTAGAGGCCCAGGACCCATCCAAGTATTAACACTGAACTAGTAATTTTACTcttaattttaattgtattcaataatcatatctaacctacttatagtttacaaccttgtcaaatgatatgaaactgtgtgtTAATgtcaaagattatttatttaacacacaaaCCTTAGGCTTTGGTCAGGCCGATTAGAAAactaagtactaaccaaatatactgatTAAAAGGGATTCATTAATGATGAAAAACACATTaacatacaaataataaatatgattcctaactaaactgtcaataaaattaaagtgcaaatgaactACAACTTCATTACTTTATCAATTTAACTTTAGTGatcatttttgcacttaaacgtctatatgactttagctccagacttctactGTGTGTTTAAGATTGTCAGTACTTCCACaattggtggaaaagtgtattacaaccgagtaccgcTTTCTAGAAGGCACTCAAAGCCCAACAATGGGCCTAGGCCCTATGGTTTAAAAGCACTGCTCTAAAACACATAACAGGCCTGTGctacaaaatattacatttaatttaatgatTGCTCAGTGATGATGCCACAACTGTCttttaagttactttttttttttcaggtcaGCTCCCCTGGAAAGGCTTTGAAACTGTATCCATCTAATGAATATGAGGTGTTGCCCAGTGGCAGCGAAGCACATTGGGAGGTGGTGGAGCGCATCCTTTTTATCTACGCCAAACTCAACCCTGGGATTGCGTATGTCCAAGGCATGAATGAAGTAGTTGGTCCAATTTATTATACCTTCGCCACAGACCCAAACAGTCAGTGGAAAGGTAAATGCCTTGCTTTTTGCTTCTGTTAACATTTTAGGTACATTATCTGTTAGAACATACAatgataaaaatgtttaaaatattaattttcaCTGACGATAAATGTGTAACTGTATTTTGCAGAGCACGCAGAGTCAGATACATTCTTCTGTTTCACCAATCTAATGTCGGAGAACAGAGATAATTTCATCAAAAGCTTGGATGACTCGCAGTGTGGCATAACGTACAAAATGGAGAGTGTGTACTCTATGCTCAAAGAGAAAGATCTGGAGCTCCATCACAAGCTGGTAAGAACAAGCTTTGTCAGTCCAGTAGTGCGTTCTTCTAGAGCAGGGGTTGGCCAGCCTTTCCCCCCATTTTTTAGCTTGTTTTGCCGGAATACTAacatttttaacaacatttttgtCTACAACAGTCCTTTTGTGTTGAAACTCAAAAACAATCTTGTTCATTTGCATTTTGTATttcaatatgcaatatttctggTGTAACATGTTATTGTAGTGATTTTACATTTTTAAGAGGAAAAAGATCTACACTGGGCAACCTACAGCCAATCAGAAACTTGAAAACACACCTGTATGTAAGCTATAATGCTGGGGTCAGGCTCATTACTAAACATATCAATTTAATAatcataaaatgaaaaaaacaaccaACCAAACACACAACAGGTAAATGACCTACTGACTACTACTACTGTGGGGAAAGTTAGTCAATTGAAACAAAAGGCTTACGAATACATAGTGGTAGTTTTTATAAGCGAGGTATTGTTAACTTACCATTTACGTTTGATAATTTATTCTGTTTCACTGTTAGTAGGGTTCTTTTTAGTCCCTGCTGCCTTAACTACATTGTTAAACATGAAAAGGAAAGAGAATATTTTTCAAGCGAGGTATGACGTCTCAAACTTGGGGGGGACTCAGTGCAACATGGCGGCCACAAAAATGTCCCCCGACGTGAAAAGTAATGTTATAAAACTTGCCTATCGCGGTCACTTCTTTTGCATCACGGATACGTTTTTTTTTGCCGtatagcagggctattcaactacatactgaagagggccacagttttaAGAGCCCAAGTGCTCAGGGGCCCGACATAGAAGtttggatgtttcgtcagaaagtgcctcct is a window encoding:
- the tbc1d13 gene encoding TBC1 domain family member 13 is translated as MSIAYKNRIQDFKVALSEENINLKTLRDLCFNGIPFEGGIRALCWKILLNYLPLDQMRWSSFLEKEREVYSQFLKEMIIQPGIAKANLGLSREDVTMEDHPLNPNPDSRWNTYFKDNEILLQIDKDVRRLYPDMAFFQRPTDYPCQLILDPQNDYETLRRRVEQTTLKAQTVNRNRSGVTNVSSPGKALKLYPSNEYEVLPSGSEAHWEVVERILFIYAKLNPGIAYVQGMNEVVGPIYYTFATDPNSQWKEHAESDTFFCFTNLMSENRDNFIKSLDDSQCGITYKMESVYSMLKEKDLELHHKLLEQNIKPQYFTFRWLTLLLSQEFLLPDVIRIWDTLFSDQDRFHFLILVCCAMLILIRDNLLAGDFTVNMRLLQDYPISDVHTILTKAKELQDNS